One window of Thermacetogenium phaeum DSM 12270 genomic DNA carries:
- a CDS encoding Na+/H+ antiporter NhaC family protein, translated as MKRRILLMSVFFTFLFLLTTAACAFAAESDPAAANAQRYGFWTLLPPLLAIVLAFITKETVPSLFLGVFSGTFLLELNGFNVFEALFKGFLLFVDKVLYALADPWNAGIVLQCLAIGGVIALVQRMGGARAVAEALARRAKGPRSAQIVTWLMGIFIFFDDYANSLIVGPVMRPVTDRLRISREKLSFIIDSTAAPIAGIALISTWIGYEISLIKDAYASVGQAVNSYAIFCASIPYRFYNILILAFILFMALFLRDFGPMLKAERRARETGKVLDDNAKPMVSTEATGLEPRPGQKTSIWDAIIPIGVLIFGSLFGFYFNGHGAIMGGEDEQLIHLIQTAPLSFTAIRECFGAADASVVLFQAAIFAGIVAMAIGVGKKIFTLGEAIETWVTGVKSLVITGVILLLAWSLGGVIKELGTAIYLTRILSDAIPPFTLPALIFVLGSLISFATGTSYGTMGILMPLVVPLAYAINPESGYVIMCVGAVLTGAIFGDHCSPISDTTILSSMGAACDHIAHVNTQMWYALVVGVLTLVFGYLPVGLGIPVAIVLPVSIILTGLTVYFLGQPVESKVPAEVLEGRLETAAQKEE; from the coding sequence ATGAAGAGAAGAATTCTGCTCATGAGCGTCTTTTTCACATTCCTGTTTTTACTGACCACCGCTGCCTGTGCCTTTGCTGCGGAGAGCGACCCTGCGGCTGCCAACGCTCAGAGGTATGGGTTCTGGACGCTGCTGCCGCCGCTTTTAGCAATTGTCCTGGCCTTTATCACGAAAGAAACCGTCCCCTCTCTATTTCTAGGCGTTTTTTCTGGAACTTTCTTACTGGAACTGAACGGCTTCAACGTCTTCGAGGCATTATTTAAGGGTTTTCTCCTCTTTGTGGACAAGGTCTTATATGCTCTGGCCGATCCCTGGAATGCCGGTATCGTCCTGCAGTGTCTGGCCATCGGCGGTGTTATCGCACTGGTTCAGAGAATGGGCGGCGCCAGGGCGGTGGCCGAAGCCCTGGCCAGAAGAGCAAAGGGCCCGCGGAGCGCCCAGATCGTCACGTGGCTGATGGGAATATTTATTTTCTTCGACGACTACGCCAACTCCCTCATTGTAGGCCCGGTCATGCGGCCGGTTACCGACAGGCTGCGGATTTCCCGGGAAAAGCTCTCATTTATCATAGACTCCACGGCAGCCCCGATAGCCGGTATCGCTCTCATCTCCACATGGATCGGCTACGAGATCAGCCTGATCAAAGACGCTTACGCTTCCGTCGGACAAGCAGTCAACTCCTACGCCATCTTCTGCGCCAGCATTCCCTACCGCTTTTACAACATCCTGATCCTGGCGTTCATCCTTTTCATGGCCTTATTCTTGAGGGATTTCGGGCCGATGCTGAAAGCCGAGCGGAGAGCAAGGGAGACCGGCAAAGTGCTTGATGACAACGCCAAACCGATGGTGTCGACCGAAGCCACGGGACTTGAGCCCCGGCCCGGGCAGAAGACAAGCATCTGGGATGCCATCATCCCGATCGGCGTCCTGATCTTCGGCTCTCTCTTCGGTTTTTATTTCAACGGCCACGGAGCCATTATGGGTGGTGAGGACGAGCAGCTAATCCACCTCATCCAGACCGCACCCCTTTCCTTCACCGCCATCAGGGAGTGCTTCGGAGCCGCTGACGCCAGTGTGGTCCTCTTCCAGGCGGCCATCTTCGCCGGCATCGTGGCCATGGCCATAGGGGTGGGCAAAAAGATCTTTACTCTGGGAGAGGCCATCGAAACCTGGGTTACAGGAGTGAAATCACTCGTCATCACCGGAGTTATTCTCCTTCTGGCCTGGTCGCTGGGAGGGGTCATCAAAGAACTGGGTACTGCCATCTATCTGACCCGGATACTCTCTGACGCCATTCCACCCTTTACATTGCCGGCTCTGATCTTCGTCCTGGGTTCTCTGATCTCCTTTGCCACAGGTACCTCTTACGGCACGATGGGAATTCTCATGCCTCTGGTCGTCCCCCTGGCCTACGCGATCAATCCCGAGAGCGGATATGTCATCATGTGCGTGGGAGCGGTGCTCACCGGAGCCATCTTCGGTGACCACTGCTCACCCATATCGGACACAACCATCCTCTCTTCCATGGGAGCCGCCTGCGATCACATCGCTCACGTCAACACCCAGATGTGGTATGCCCTGGTAGTAGGAGTGTTGACCCTCGTCTTTGGGTATCTTCCCGTGGGACTGGGAATCCCCGTTGCCATTGTCCTGCCTGTATCCATTATCCTGACCGGGTTAACGGTTTACTTCCTGGGTCAGCCGGTGGAGAGCAAGGTCCCGGCAGAGGTTCTGGAAGGGCGACTGGAAACGGCAGCCCAAAAAGAGGAGTAA
- a CDS encoding SH3 domain-containing protein, producing the protein MKEGFSLCGHHRGIASGRSRSKSPLPAGEVLTPEFWIRKLPDPDGIILSEGEIAAYNLEVRRRLSGIVLDLASYPEEMAGEELKRLLEERKQPDRELYLGGRRLGAFFWEELSREMNLQGIREVNRVHYACTVRPTGIRAFPAAAMITERPEEREFDLFQETALDPAEPVIVLHESAGGEWFFVQASFSRGWVAAADLAVARSREAWLDYLESKSFLVVTGSRLRLGYNPCSPEVSELEFLMGSRIPLAAPEEIPEAVDNHSPAGNYVVKLPVRGKNGELAFKLALVPRVADVSEGYLSYTRAGIIRQAFKMLGERYSWGGRFNLRDCSAFVRDVYRSFGFQFPRNSREQELVPGKGVFFANAGEGERKRLLDRLLPGATLHMPGHVMLYLGRHRDEYYVIHAIAYYGDREKRNPDGTLAAVPVNEIAVTTLSLPRRASGQQLLAALTLGKQIER; encoded by the coding sequence ATGAAAGAAGGGTTCTCCCTCTGCGGCCACCACAGGGGTATTGCTTCCGGCCGGAGCCGCTCTAAGTCTCCACTGCCTGCCGGAGAAGTACTGACGCCGGAGTTTTGGATCCGGAAACTGCCCGACCCCGATGGGATTATCCTTAGTGAAGGGGAGATTGCGGCCTATAATCTGGAGGTCAGGAGAAGGCTTTCCGGGATTGTCCTGGATCTTGCGTCGTACCCTGAGGAGATGGCCGGAGAGGAGCTAAAGCGGCTGTTGGAAGAAAGGAAGCAGCCGGACAGGGAGCTTTATCTTGGGGGGCGCCGGCTGGGGGCCTTCTTTTGGGAAGAGCTGTCGCGGGAGATGAACCTGCAGGGGATCAGAGAGGTTAACAGGGTGCACTATGCCTGCACGGTGAGGCCCACCGGCATCAGGGCATTTCCTGCAGCAGCGATGATCACCGAGCGCCCGGAGGAGCGGGAGTTCGATCTCTTTCAGGAAACCGCCCTCGACCCGGCAGAGCCGGTGATCGTCCTGCATGAGAGCGCCGGTGGGGAATGGTTCTTTGTGCAGGCCTCCTTTTCCAGGGGCTGGGTGGCTGCTGCCGACCTGGCCGTTGCCCGCAGCAGGGAGGCCTGGCTTGATTACCTCGAGAGTAAATCCTTTCTGGTGGTTACCGGGAGCAGGTTGAGGCTGGGATACAACCCCTGTTCACCGGAGGTTTCGGAACTGGAGTTTTTGATGGGTTCCCGGATTCCTCTTGCCGCACCGGAAGAGATCCCGGAGGCGGTCGACAACCATTCACCCGCGGGCAACTATGTGGTGAAGCTGCCGGTAAGGGGGAAAAACGGGGAGCTGGCCTTTAAACTCGCCCTCGTGCCCCGGGTTGCTGACGTCTCCGAGGGCTATTTGTCCTATACCCGTGCCGGCATAATCAGGCAGGCCTTTAAGATGCTGGGGGAGCGCTACAGCTGGGGTGGGCGCTTCAATTTGCGGGATTGCTCGGCCTTTGTCAGGGATGTTTACCGCAGTTTTGGGTTTCAATTCCCCCGGAACTCCAGGGAGCAGGAGCTCGTGCCCGGGAAGGGCGTTTTCTTTGCAAATGCCGGTGAGGGAGAGAGGAAACGCCTGCTCGATCGGCTGCTTCCCGGAGCGACCCTGCACATGCCGGGGCATGTGATGCTTTACCTGGGCAGGCACCGGGATGAGTATTACGTGATCCATGCCATCGCCTATTATGGGGACAGGGAAAAGAGGAATCCTGACGGCACCCTGGCGGCGGTTCCCGTCAATGAGATTGCGGTTACTACACTATCCCTGCCCCGGAGGGCCTCAGGCCAGCAGCTCCTGGCAGCCTTGACCCTGGGGAAGCAGATCGAGAGGTAG
- a CDS encoding nucleoside recognition domain-containing protein translates to MMMNIKKAVATGLQEGLDTTWNLAKLIIPIYFVITILKNTPFLSMIASFFQPALGLAGVPGEAVVALIMGAFVNVYAAIAALLPLVHSLPLSPKQITIIATMVLICHSIPMESAVSQKTGVPFWLVTVLRLAVAFIMGILLNKVM, encoded by the coding sequence ATGATGATGAACATCAAAAAAGCGGTTGCCACAGGGTTGCAGGAAGGACTGGATACAACCTGGAATCTGGCGAAATTGATCATCCCGATCTACTTCGTCATTACCATTCTGAAAAACACCCCTTTCTTATCCATGATCGCCTCCTTTTTTCAGCCTGCACTGGGGCTGGCAGGGGTACCTGGAGAAGCTGTCGTAGCCCTGATCATGGGGGCGTTCGTCAACGTCTACGCAGCCATCGCCGCCCTTTTGCCGCTCGTGCACTCTCTCCCTTTGAGCCCCAAGCAGATAACCATCATCGCCACAATGGTGTTGATCTGCCACAGCATACCCATGGAAAGCGCCGTCAGCCAGAAAACGGGGGTTCCCTTCTGGCTGGTGACCGTACTGCGACTTGCCGTTGCCTTCATCATGGGAATATTATTGAATAAGGTGATGTAG
- a CDS encoding nucleoside recognition domain-containing protein, with protein sequence MEAILKEALTGSINSMLKIACIVIPLMVVMELAREADLLERSAKLFRPLTALLGVSPAATFPLLAGLVFGLVYGSGLIIRSVREGKIPAAENYLLNIFLSICHGMIEDTLLFLAVGASAVVIIGVRLAAGVAITRLLACLLIRRSHPTQRLELG encoded by the coding sequence ATGGAAGCAATTCTCAAAGAAGCCCTTACCGGCAGTATTAACAGCATGCTGAAGATCGCCTGTATCGTCATTCCCTTAATGGTCGTCATGGAGCTCGCCCGCGAGGCCGACCTCCTGGAAAGATCGGCGAAGCTGTTCAGGCCCTTAACCGCTCTCCTCGGGGTCTCCCCGGCCGCCACCTTTCCCCTCCTCGCCGGCCTCGTTTTCGGGCTGGTTTACGGATCGGGGCTGATCATCCGCTCTGTGAGAGAGGGGAAAATACCCGCCGCAGAGAACTACCTGCTGAACATTTTTCTTAGCATTTGCCACGGCATGATCGAAGATACCCTGTTATTCCTGGCAGTCGGGGCCAGCGCAGTTGTGATCATCGGCGTCAGGTTAGCAGCAGGAGTGGCCATCACCAGACTCCTGGCATGTTTGCTCATCCGAAGGAGCCACCCCACACAGAGGCTAGAATTGGGATAG
- the nth gene encoding endonuclease III translates to MASDEEKREKRLAAEVLKRLSREHPDAGPRLHFSNPYQALVATILSAQTTDEQVNRVTPIFFKRYPDVTALARASVDEVADVIKSTGLYRSKAAHLVAAAKKIAAEHGGEVPSDLHPLLELPGVGRKTANVVLANAFGKPGLGVDTHVHRVANRIGLCSEKHPEGTEKRLKELLPERDWGRAHHLLIFHGRRFCRARKPECPSCVLRDICRSSPSASLK, encoded by the coding sequence ATGGCTTCTGATGAGGAAAAACGGGAAAAAAGGCTGGCCGCAGAAGTGCTGAAACGCCTGAGCAGAGAACATCCGGACGCCGGACCGCGCCTTCACTTCTCCAACCCCTATCAGGCGCTGGTGGCCACCATCCTTTCCGCCCAGACCACCGATGAACAGGTAAACAGGGTAACACCCATCTTCTTCAAAAGGTATCCGGATGTAACGGCGCTGGCCCGCGCCAGTGTAGATGAGGTGGCAGACGTCATCAAGTCAACAGGGCTGTACAGGTCGAAGGCCGCCCATCTCGTGGCCGCAGCCAAAAAGATAGCTGCCGAACACGGCGGAGAGGTGCCAAGCGACCTCCACCCCCTTCTGGAGCTTCCGGGGGTGGGGAGAAAAACCGCCAACGTCGTCCTCGCCAACGCCTTCGGCAAACCGGGGCTCGGAGTGGACACCCACGTCCACAGGGTTGCCAACAGGATCGGCCTATGCTCGGAGAAGCACCCCGAGGGAACGGAGAAGAGGCTCAAGGAGTTGCTTCCGGAAAGGGATTGGGGAAGAGCCCACCACCTCCTGATCTTTCACGGACGGCGGTTCTGCCGGGCGAGGAAACCGGAATGCCCCTCCTGCGTTTTACGGGACATCTGCAGAAGCTCCCCTTCAGCTTCACTTAAGTGA
- a CDS encoding cupredoxin domain-containing protein, with protein MAIVIKNFQVAAGLLSLPGKSIPFWGLTGELFGFPQTPGPFIEAVAGDRVVVNLVANFMKPLGEPLSLIFPGQENVMVTKFPGGPFIPQPVQPQYSGRIMISLADYLDESSDLFIVYQFKAVKPGIYLYESGFNSEKQVQMGIYGVIVVRPPGYNTPGHPNYKTAYGSGTGSFYDVEKVLVLAEIDSTMHNSVVPGAYYNMLRFKPDYWVINGRCFPDTLNGNNNSGQPYGSGVSCRVGQRVLLRVINAGFQNHTFYLGGLVGRVIAEDGFPLASPSLDATYEITGITLGSGQSADIVIAPTTPGQYYLYDREYHHLVNNDQFPGGMMTRIDVSD; from the coding sequence ATGGCGATTGTTATCAAGAATTTTCAGGTTGCCGCCGGGTTGCTGTCCTTACCTGGCAAAAGCATCCCCTTTTGGGGTTTAACCGGTGAATTGTTCGGCTTTCCCCAAACTCCGGGTCCCTTCATAGAGGCTGTGGCCGGCGACCGAGTGGTTGTAAACTTAGTTGCTAATTTCATGAAGCCTTTAGGGGAACCGCTGTCCCTGATTTTTCCCGGGCAGGAAAATGTGATGGTAACCAAATTTCCGGGCGGCCCTTTTATCCCTCAGCCCGTCCAGCCCCAATATTCAGGAAGGATCATGATCTCATTGGCCGATTATCTGGACGAATCCTCCGATCTGTTCATAGTCTATCAGTTTAAAGCTGTAAAACCCGGCATCTATCTGTATGAAAGCGGATTCAACTCCGAAAAACAGGTGCAAATGGGTATTTACGGCGTTATTGTGGTGAGGCCACCCGGCTATAATACGCCGGGTCATCCCAACTATAAGACGGCATATGGTTCCGGGACGGGTTCTTTTTATGACGTTGAAAAGGTACTGGTCCTGGCCGAAATCGATAGCACAATGCACAATAGCGTTGTCCCCGGAGCCTACTACAATATGTTGAGGTTCAAACCTGACTACTGGGTGATTAACGGACGCTGTTTTCCCGATACCCTTAACGGCAACAATAACTCCGGCCAGCCGTATGGGTCCGGCGTAAGCTGCCGGGTTGGGCAACGGGTGCTGTTAAGGGTTATCAATGCCGGTTTTCAGAACCACACTTTTTATCTGGGCGGTCTTGTGGGCAGGGTGATTGCCGAGGATGGCTTCCCCCTGGCAAGCCCGTCGTTGGATGCCACCTATGAAATAACGGGCATTACCCTGGGTTCAGGGCAAAGTGCCGATATCGTCATTGCTCCGACCACTCCCGGGCAATACTACCTGTACGATAGAGAATACCATCACCTGGTGAACAATGACCAGTTTCCGGGAGGGATGATGACCAGAATTGATGTCAGCGATTAG
- a CDS encoding multicopper oxidase domain-containing protein, translating into MPVINLWAKEGYLSTPDGNSIYFWGFAKEETGPALLPGPHIIAKQGETVTVNLFNTLSEPVSVFFPGQTAVMVEERPVQPQYINGRLKSFVNHAEPGGTVSYTFTPTHPGTFVYESGSSPHKQVPMGLYGALVVRPADYNPDVREYRTAYGAGTDTEFEREYLLITGEIDPQLHQAVEEGRPYLVNRYLPRYWTLNGRCAVDTMMMDDVDYLPHQPYGSMVMGQPGEKILMRYIGAGVDNHPLHPHGAHTRVIGKDGRLLRNGGTDLSYQRFTVLVGAGQTYDLIYRWEGLGFTPDNPIPTTLPNLRNMGIGDAGWTMWSGSPYFGVKGDIPVGVISYNEFGEYYFMLHSHEELQITNWGEFPGGMMTWIAIYPSLSPDIGVLK; encoded by the coding sequence ATGCCTGTAATAAACCTTTGGGCCAAGGAAGGCTATTTGAGCACCCCAGACGGCAACAGCATCTATTTTTGGGGTTTTGCAAAAGAGGAAACCGGTCCTGCGCTGCTGCCGGGCCCTCATATTATTGCTAAGCAGGGGGAAACGGTGACCGTTAACCTGTTCAATACTCTGTCCGAACCTGTTTCCGTTTTCTTTCCGGGCCAAACGGCAGTCATGGTGGAGGAACGACCGGTTCAGCCTCAATATATCAACGGCCGGTTGAAGTCCTTTGTCAATCATGCCGAACCGGGAGGAACGGTTTCATATACGTTTACACCTACACATCCCGGAACATTCGTATACGAGAGTGGCTCCAGCCCCCACAAACAGGTTCCTATGGGGTTGTATGGAGCCCTGGTGGTGCGGCCTGCCGATTACAATCCGGATGTCAGGGAATACAGGACGGCATACGGCGCCGGGACGGATACGGAATTTGAGCGGGAATACCTGTTGATAACAGGGGAAATTGACCCCCAACTGCACCAGGCCGTGGAAGAGGGCAGGCCGTATCTTGTTAATAGATATCTACCCCGCTACTGGACTTTGAATGGACGTTGTGCCGTTGACACAATGATGATGGACGACGTGGATTACCTTCCTCACCAGCCGTATGGTTCCATGGTCATGGGGCAGCCTGGTGAAAAGATACTGATGCGGTATATCGGTGCCGGCGTTGATAACCACCCCCTTCACCCTCATGGCGCACATACCAGGGTAATCGGAAAGGATGGGAGGCTGCTGAGGAATGGCGGTACGGATCTCTCTTATCAACGCTTCACCGTCCTGGTCGGTGCGGGTCAGACCTACGATCTGATTTATCGCTGGGAAGGCTTGGGATTCACCCCTGATAACCCCATCCCTACAACCCTACCCAACTTGAGGAATATGGGTATCGGCGATGCCGGATGGACGATGTGGAGCGGCAGTCCTTACTTCGGGGTAAAAGGTGATATCCCGGTAGGGGTTATTTCGTACAATGAGTTCGGTGAGTATTACTTTATGCTGCATTCCCATGAAGAGCTGCAGATAACCAACTGGGGTGAATTTCCCGGCGGGATGATGACCTGGATTGCCATTTATCCTTCGCTTTCCCCTGATATCGGGGTGCTGAAGTAA
- a CDS encoding multicopper oxidase domain-containing protein, translated as MATVRKRFGATDGWVVMPDSTRHYIFGFVDITGVPEDRIFEYRGRATLLAPLLQVYEGDEVYLTLTNLGFPNRPDLDDTHTIHWHGFPNQIPIWDGVPEASISVPVGRDFTYYYRPLDPGTYIYHCHFEPVEHIQMGMVGPLTVRPRLEIDLGGKFAYNDESTAFDREALVFLTELDAEPHYLLENVQEFDWTEYSPEYWLINGRSYPDTVRPAADPSLPMQPYSSLIEAYEGEKVLLRFVNLGYQQHSIQVLGISLKVVGLDARQLRGYNGEDLSRWRNAIFIAAGQTVDAIFTAPSAGIYPLYNRNWHKNTNAGKSFGGMITEIRVLPAP; from the coding sequence ATGGCTACAGTAAGAAAGCGTTTTGGTGCAACAGACGGGTGGGTTGTTATGCCCGACAGTACCAGGCACTACATATTTGGTTTTGTGGATATTACCGGTGTTCCTGAAGACCGGATTTTTGAATACCGCGGCAGGGCTACCCTGCTTGCCCCGTTGCTGCAAGTCTACGAGGGTGATGAGGTTTATTTAACCCTGACTAACCTGGGTTTTCCGAACCGGCCGGATTTGGATGACACCCATACCATACATTGGCATGGTTTTCCCAATCAAATTCCTATATGGGATGGAGTTCCCGAGGCGTCGATCTCCGTTCCGGTAGGCCGGGATTTCACCTATTATTATCGGCCGCTGGACCCCGGTACCTACATCTATCACTGCCATTTTGAACCTGTAGAGCATATCCAGATGGGGATGGTAGGTCCCCTGACGGTACGTCCCCGGCTGGAAATAGATCTGGGAGGGAAGTTCGCCTACAATGACGAAAGCACCGCCTTTGACAGGGAAGCTCTAGTTTTTCTGACCGAACTGGATGCCGAACCCCATTACCTGCTGGAAAATGTCCAGGAGTTCGATTGGACGGAATACAGCCCGGAATACTGGTTAATCAACGGGCGGAGCTATCCGGACACGGTCAGACCCGCCGCTGACCCGTCTTTGCCTATGCAACCTTATTCATCCCTCATTGAGGCTTACGAGGGGGAGAAGGTGTTGCTGCGTTTTGTAAACCTTGGATATCAGCAGCACAGCATCCAGGTGCTGGGGATATCTTTGAAGGTCGTGGGGCTTGATGCCCGGCAGCTGCGGGGATATAACGGTGAAGACCTCAGCCGCTGGAGGAATGCAATCTTTATTGCTGCGGGGCAAACTGTTGATGCGATCTTTACTGCTCCGTCTGCCGGAATCTATCCCCTTTATAACCGCAACTGGCACAAGAATACCAATGCGGGGAAATCGTTTGGCGGGATGATCACGGAAATCAGGGTATTGCCGGCGCCTTAG